AAGGTCGGCCTGTTGGGTTTTTGATTTGATTTGGGTGGTAAGGTTATCGTATTCGGTTTGTGATGGAATTTTATCAATTTGATAAGTCAAAATTTTCACAAGTTTAGCATATTTCCGTTTCTGATACCAAACAAAACCAATAATACCGCAGGCTATAACACCTAGCGTAACCAGCAGCTCGGTTGCTTGTTTTTGAACAAAAGGTAAATCTTTATATACAAGCTTATCGATACTTTTCTGAAGGCTGTCAATACTTGGCTGTAAGGCCTTGCTCACTAACAATTGCATATTTTTTTGGGTATTTTGTCCTAATAAATGATTCATAAATAAGGCTATTTTGGCTTCAGAAGATGGTGCCGCTAGCGAATCCAAGCCTTTTTGAATCATATTGCTCAATAGATGTTCGGTATTGTGGTTGAGTTTTCCTGTAAGCTCGCTCACTAAATTAATCAGAAATTTTTTTAGCTTTTCATCTTGAACGTTACCCTTGATTGAGTTGAGTTGTATGTTGAGTGTTTTTCCGAGTTGGATGAGTTTTGCCTCCGACAGGTTTCCGATACTATCTAAGGTTTTTATGAGTTTTTGTACATCAGGGTTTAGCGTATCCATACTTCCTTTCAAGCCCCCAATAAGGTTTTGAGTAATCAATTGTGCCTTTTCACTTGCTCCGAGGGCAAGATTTTGTCCAGCACGTCGTGTTAGTGTATCTATTTCTGGATGAGCAGACCCGACGGCCTTTTTTAATGAAAGTTTATCTACTTCGTTCTTGATTACGCCACAGCTTAGTAATTGAGACACCAGCATGGTTATCAGAGCAATAGTAAAAAAATATGTTAGCGTTTTCATGATAAATAGGACGTTTTGGGCAAAAATATTCCTGAAAATAGATTAAGAAGTTTATTCAAAATTGTAGATTATCGTTGATTTTGACGACATTCTGCCAGTAAATCCTTTGGGCTTATATCCGTGTACTAATTTCTATTTCATCGGCTCTATTGGCATCGTCGTTCCAGCGTAATAGAGGCTTAAATTGACAATTTTGATTTTCATCAATTTGGATATACAAAAAAGTAAAAGTACGGTCTTGACGAATAGCAGCACTTGAATTTTCAACAATAGGAATCCATGTTCCAGTATTAAAAAAAGCTTTTCCTTCAAAAAAAAGCTGATAGGGATTATGTGTATGACCCATTGTAATAATCTGTAAATGAGGGTATTGAGTAAAAATATCAAAGGCGTTTTTGGACAAATCGCTAGGTTCGGTAAGTCTGAATTTTACTAATAACCTCCCAAAGAGGTAAGATAATACCAATAAGCCAAGATTCTTGAGAGGACTAAGCCATGATAAACTAATATCCGAGAAAGAACCTGTTTGGTATTCTTTGAAAATAAGATAAGCCGTAATGCCAATTGGCACAAGAACTAAGCCAATAAATGTAAGAAAGTGGCCAAATACATATAAAAACTCCTGTTTTTTAATAAATTTTAGTATGTAAAATAACCTTTTGAATACTAATTCTATGGCCAATGGAAAACGCTCTCGTATCAAAATTGGTAATATATTGCTTGTTGGGCGTACATTGTCGAGAAAAGGGTAGTCTATTTCGATACGATTGAGCAAATATCGATTCACAAACGAACCCAAAGGCAATCGCAATTGTCCTGATTGTGAGCCTTCTAACGTATCAGAACCAACAATAGACGTAAATGTGTCATATTGATGGCCATGTTCAATATAGATTTTCTGGTTGATAATGAGGCTATCTTGATAAAACAAAATATCGTTTTGAGAAAAATCAACATTGGATTTAGGCACTCTGTTTTCTTGAACGAGTACGCTAAAATAAGCCTGTACTTTGGGCCAATACCATTCAAAATCATGATTTCCCTTCACGATAATCATATTGTGGTTCGGCTGGCTCATCCATTTTCCCAATGCCGCAAAAAGTTTTGGATGCCCCAAAGCTACCTGTTGTAATTTCCAAATACTTTTAAAATCATCAGTTTTAAAGCCGTATTTATTTTCATCTTTGTATTCAACACTATTCTGCAACTCTTGGGGTGTTTTATGAATATCAACCTTTTTGAGCCAAACCGACCATTCTAAAAAATTAAGGTTTTGAAGTTCGTTAGGTTGAAAAATCACACGTAAGAAGTCGATAAAATCACCATTGATAATTAAGGTAGCCTTTTCGTGTTGAGATTTTTCGATACAATAATCTATCCAACGGGCAAATGAAGCATCGGCAAAAAAATTTTCAGTACCTGTATAAAGACCCGATTTTTCTCGTCCTCTTGATATATGCAAATCACTAATAATAAATAAATGTCGGTCGTTGAGTTCCAAATTTTCGACAGGATGTTGCGGCTTTTTATGGGACATATCTTTACAAAAAACAAATGGAGGGTTTATGCTTAAAGATATAGCATTATGTTGAATTATGCTAGCGTAGAAATACTGTATTTATTGAAGGATAAAAGATGTAATTACATGCTTGACTGAATTTTTATGATAGCTCAATAGTTGGTCTAGTATTTGATTGATTGCCTGATCAAATAAGCTCTATACAAATTTGGCATAAGTATTGTATTTTTGATAACTTTCTGATAATCAATATGTAATATCAAAAAAAAGATACCTTGTTACTTTATATACTAATCATAAAAAAATAGGCCGTAGATTATACCCATTGGGCAACCTACGACCTACATTATTGATTCTGAAGGGTTATTGTTTATTTTCCAGCCGTGATACTCAGTAATTCTTTGTCATGATGAAATTTAAGAACCGACTGATTATCAAAAATCATTGTAGCTCCTTTTTCGGCTGAATAAGGCAACCAATTAGGTAATCCTTTGTGATTAGGATTTCCTGTTTTGGCAAAATTTATCCATGCCTGACTCATTTTGTCGGCCAACAAATGAGCTTCTTTTCCACCTCCTGTCATTTCTTCACAACGAGCAATATTATTAAAAACAAATGCCAAATCAATACAGTGAATAGACTTGTACATA
The Flectobacillus major DSM 103 DNA segment above includes these coding regions:
- a CDS encoding metallophosphoesterase, whose protein sequence is MSHKKPQHPVENLELNDRHLFIISDLHISRGREKSGLYTGTENFFADASFARWIDYCIEKSQHEKATLIINGDFIDFLRVIFQPNELQNLNFLEWSVWLKKVDIHKTPQELQNSVEYKDENKYGFKTDDFKSIWKLQQVALGHPKLFAALGKWMSQPNHNMIIVKGNHDFEWYWPKVQAYFSVLVQENRVPKSNVDFSQNDILFYQDSLIINQKIYIEHGHQYDTFTSIVGSDTLEGSQSGQLRLPLGSFVNRYLLNRIEIDYPFLDNVRPTSNILPILIRERFPLAIELVFKRLFYILKFIKKQEFLYVFGHFLTFIGLVLVPIGITAYLIFKEYQTGSFSDISLSWLSPLKNLGLLVLSYLFGRLLVKFRLTEPSDLSKNAFDIFTQYPHLQIITMGHTHNPYQLFFEGKAFFNTGTWIPIVENSSAAIRQDRTFTFLYIQIDENQNCQFKPLLRWNDDANRADEIEISTRI